A genomic window from Camelus ferus isolate YT-003-E chromosome 9, BCGSAC_Cfer_1.0, whole genome shotgun sequence includes:
- the DUXB gene encoding LOW QUALITY PROTEIN: double homeobox protein B (The sequence of the model RefSeq protein was modified relative to this genomic sequence to represent the inferred CDS: inserted 4 bases in 3 codons; substituted 2 bases at 2 genomic stop codons) encodes MDVNGTASDILQKETWHGRIXFNQSQKNILQARFEHDPYPVKATRKQLAKEICIPESKIQIWFKNHRAKQRQGFRCSSGKDQTHGQNEPQSCTQEYLPKGARQNLRSAPRSQSNILVXAFEKDRFLDIATRKKLXQTGIPESRIQMWFQDRRSLYPSXSASEPVNSLVDVPNGRPGQSVMMQPTQAVQGGENTPSTLTFGNYMPILLTMGEDPEAQHPFWPQYQEKCQDHQEQTDVGVLQLKDYFQPYPEHKNQPPQDQGQVDIAYILQWWDESCEXLTAEWDPRKGTH; translated from the exons ATGGATGTGAACGGCACTGCAAGTG aCATACTACAAAAAGAAACCTGGCATGGCAGGA GTTTCAACCAGAGTCAAAAGAATATCCTCCAAGCACGGTTTGAACACGATCCTTACCCTGTTAAAGCGACCAGGAAACAACTGGCTAAGGAAATTTGCATTCCAGAATCTAAAATTCAG ATTTGGTTTAAAAACCACAGAGCAAAACAGAGACAGGGGTTCAGGTGCTCCTCAGGAAAAGACCAAACCCATGGACAGAACGAGCCTCAGTCTTGTACTCAAG AATACTTACCAAAAGGAGCCAGACAAAACCTGAGATCTGCCCCAAGATCTCAATCAAACATCCTAGTTTAAGCCTTTGAGAAGGACCGATTTCTTGATATTGCAACCAGGAAAAAAC GCCAAACAGGCATTCCAGAGTCAAGAATTCAA ATGTGGTTTCAGGACCGAAGATCTCTGTACCCTAGTTAGAGCGCAAGTGAGCCTGTGAATTCCTTGGTAGATGTCCCAAATGGCAGACCTG GACAAAGTGTCATGATGCAGCCCACGCAGGCTGTGCAGGGAGGAGAGAACACTCCCTCCACTCTAACATTTGGGAATTACATGCCAATACTGCTGACTATGGGAGAAGACCCAGAAGCTCAGCATCCCTTTTGGCCCCAGTACCAAGAAAAATGCCAGGACCACCAAGAACAGACTGACGTGGGAGTACTGCAGTTGAAAGACTACTTTCAGCCTTATCCTGAGCACAAAAACCAACCACCGCAGGATCAGGGCCAGGTGGACATCGCTTATATTCTGCAGTGGTGGGATGAGAGCTGCGA GCTGACTGCAGAATGGGATCCTCGAAAAGGGACACACTGA